CTTGCTTTATTCATCAAAATTAAATGCTCAGTTTCTAAGTAGGAAGCAATCAATTATGGATAATGCAAAAAACCAGATAAACGATGGATTAAAGGAAGCAAGTAGAATAGGCTGCACTATATTCGCTCATTTTGGCCTAAATACCCCCTAAATCAACCCAATCCTACATAATCTGGTTCGAGGTTACGATACCTGGGGCCGCATAGTAACATCAAAAGGCTGTTAAATCATTGATTTTAACAGCCTTTTCTGTTTTGAATCCGCTCTTTAATGTTACTACTATTTTCTTTGCTTCCGTAAGTACACTTCAAAGCGCTGCTACTTCTTAAATAAGGACTCCCTATTTCTTCAAGAATTTATTTTCATCAATTCTGTTTATAGATTTCCTCTTAAAGCATCGTTAGTAATTGGCTGGTGATAATTCCTGTTAGAATAGCAATAAAAAAGCTAAGGAATGTTCCGATTACTACATATTCAGTGAGTTTTGTTTCTTTGGGTTCTTTTAAATCACCAAATCTGAATACAGATTTTGCCGCTAGTAAAAAACCAACTCCTTCCCATTTTCCTAATAGGATGAAGATCAGAATCAATAGCCTTTCAAGAAACCCAATCCATTCACCTGCATTTTTTAAAGATTCAAGTACGCCAATTGTGTGTGAACTGGAATTGGTACTAACACCTGGTGCCCATTTTGAGATTGCAAATTTGGTAATGAGGGATGCTGGTTTTAATACGAATAGAATAGCGGTACTAATTATAAGTGTTCCAGGGGTAGCTATAGCAATATAACTCCACGATACTTTTTCATGGAAAGACCATACGCAAAATAAAACGACTAAATGCGCGAGTTGATCTATAAAAAACCATGCTCTCTGGGTAGTGGGCTTTTGATATTGCAATTTTATCGCATCAATAAGTAAGTGCAAAATGCTAATTACTAATGCCACTCCCCACAAACCCAAATCCCAGGTCACTAATATAATAAGTATAAAATGTATGAATACGTGGACGTATAAATAGGGAGAACGCCATTTCTTTAACTCTTTACTGGCCAACCATTTGCTGCTTTGCAAAAAAAAGTCGCCAAGAATATGAGCTAAAAAGAATTGAAGTAGCAAGATCATATCAATTGATTTTTTCTGTGATGTTTTTTTCATAAAAGGAGACCAAATCCATTATTTCATCATAATGTGCTCGTTTCTGTGCCTCACTAATTGTGGATTGTGTTCGTTCCATTTTATCACCGAGTTCTTTTTGTGATAGTGTGCGGTTAGCAATTGATACTGCCACTATTTGTGCAGTAGCCGTACTCCATTTATCAAGTACTATTGATGCCAGACGAAACATTAAGTTCAGTTCATCATCCAACTGTGTCCAGGGACTTTTGATAGCAAGATTTTGCTTTAATTTTTTAAGCTCTTCAAATGTTTCTCCCGAATTAATAAATGCTTCTCCATTGGCTTCAGTTATCTTTTTAGCATCATAGTTTTTGTGCCCTATTCCTATTCCCATTCTCACATCCAATTTCTCTATAGATTTAATACAGGCCTTGATGCGAACTGCAGCTAACAGGGCATATTGAGGTTGGGTTATTTCTAACTGAAAGCTATCTCCTCTGTATATCTCCCACGTTTTGGGGGTTTTACCCCACTCTTTCATAAGATCCTTTAAAGGATTTAACCAAATAACCGGATCAACTTTCCTCGAATTGATAATATCTCCTGTAATAATACTAGTCATATTTCAAATATCGTTTATTGAGCCGATATTTCAAAATATCGTCAATTCAACCGATATAATGATTATTGAATGGATTTTATCGGTACTAAAAGCGATAATTTGAATTATCGCTTTTAGTACCGATAAATGTATTTAATTAAGCTTTTACTCCTAAATATCAGTCTCGTCAGAGGTTAAGATAGCTGGAACTCTTTATTCTTATGGCGACACAAGGGCTCTTGCTTTGTCTGACTATACATGGTAGTTATCACATTTGCTTCTAACCCTTTTCCTGATATAATTAACAGGACAATGCCCAATAAAGAACGAACATTATTTCCCGACAATTTTCTTTCGGTGTACTACTCCCCAATCTGCAAGATTACTGATAGTGGTTTGTAGCGTATTGCCATGTTCCGTAAGTTCATATTGAACCGTTATGGGTTGTGTGTTTAAAATGGTTCGTTTTACCAACTCATTTAATTCTAATTCCTTTAATTCTTTGCTCAACATTCTGTTGGAAATTCCGTCTACATCATTCAAAATATCGGAAAACCGTCTTTTACCATAACAGCAAATAGACGAAATAATAGCAATCTTCCATTTCCCGTTGAGCACGTCCATTGCATCCTGAACAGCTCTCATTCTTTTCTTTTGTTCCTTTTGGAACTCTTCTATTTTACATCCCATTGTTACTTGGTTACACCCATGTTACTGTTACTTTTCAGCACAAAGTTACTAAAAAGAACTTAGGTAGTCTACCTTTGACACTCAATCAATAAAAACGAAATAATGAATAGATTAAAAAATAAAGTAGCAGTTATTACAGGTGGTAATAGTGGCATTGGATTTGGCATTGCCCGGGAATTTAAAAATGAAGGTGCTAAAGGAGTCATTGTCGGCCGAAATCAGGAAACTTTAGATAGTTCTGTGGCTCAACTTGGAGATAATTTTATAGCCAAGAATGCCGATGTTACCAACCTTGCCGACCTGGAAAGAGTGTTTAAAGAAACATCTGAAAGATTTGGTAAAATAGATGTAATTGTGGCCAATGCAGGAGGTGCAGTTACAGGGTCAGCATTTGGTTCTGTAGCAGATATTGGTGAAGCTGACTACGACAAGACAATGGATTTAAATCTGAAAAGTGTTTACTTCACTGTTCATAAAGCACTACCTTATATGAATGATGGTAGTTCTATTATTCTTATCGCGTCAAATGCAGCACACCGGGCATATCCGTCCTTTACGCTTTATGGTGCTGCAAAAGCGGCTGTCATCCATTTTGCAAAGGGATTTTCAAACGACCTTTTAGGTAGAAAAATCAGAGCAAATGTAATATCACCAGGCACAACAGATACACCTGTATTTGACCGGTTTATTCCTGCAGAACAACTTGAAGCTGTAAAAAAATACTGGGCAGATGTAATGCCTATCGGCAGAATTGGGCAACCATCTGACATTGGCAAAACAGCTGTTTTCCTGGCTTCTGATGATTCTTCATTTATGCTTGGTGCTGAGCTCCTTGTTGATGGTGGTCTAAGCTATTTGTCTAAATAATTGCCCCACGCTGGCGCCAGTTTGTAACTCATGCCAATAAAACAATTTTCAAAATGAGTAAATCAGAAAACAAAGTTGCGGGATACGCAATTATCGGCTTCGGCAACAAAGGAGATGGAGGAAAGTTATAAGAATACGTGGTCGTGGTTGATGAAGGAATTCGATGGGCATACGATTGCATTGCTTAGTTCCGGATGGGGAGATGGGTTTAATGCGGGTTATATTGGGTATGATAAAGAGGGGAAGATAGGCTGGTTGGTGACGGATTTTGGAATGATTGGAGGAGGCGTAAAATGATTTAAAGAGGTTGGAAGCCTGCGCTGTGCGCGGGCTTTTTTTGGAGTATCAATGCTCAATTGGATTTTTTATATGGTACAGGTTTAGAAAAAAGTAATACAGTTGTAGTAAATTAATTCAACCAAATATCATGGGTAGATACGCAAGGTTACTCTTAGATATTAATCAGGTGGATCATTTTCTTACTACTGTGTTGGAGTTTGAACCGGAAGAAGATGAAAGAGATATTGCTTTTAAAATTGTGAGCAGTGAGAAGGCATTGATTGACTATGATAATCCAGGGGTACATACATTGATGTACGATAATTATCGTGATCGGAATTATAAAACGGAGGCGGCAAGGTGGGCGCTAAGGAAGCAAATTATTGATGAATTGATAACGATGGTAAGGCTGGATGATGATGATGAGATATGTTTGGGGAAAGGTGGTGCTTTGCCTACGACGGGGGTATGGGCAGAAAAGAAGGCGTTTCTTATCATTGGGTTGCCGGCTTCAGGGAAATCAGGGATTAGTAATATGATTGCGGATAAAAATCATGCGATCATTATTGATTCGGATTATGCGAAGAGGAAGTTGCCTGAGTTTCATAAATTACCATGGGGGGCGTCGCTTGTGCATCTTGAATCCAGACAAATCACATCTGGGTTTCGGGATAATCCTAAGAAAATTAAACCATTGCAAACCTTATCAATTGAGAAAGGTTACAATATCGTTATACCCTCAATAGGTAATAATGCAGAAAAACTCACCAGAACAGCCGAAGACCTAAAAAGGGTAGGTTATGAGGTGCATCTTACACTAGCCGCTCTGCCTAAACGCCAGGCTACAATTCGGGCTCTCAGGAGATATAACCAGTCAGGACGTTATGTACCGTTAGGTATGATCTTCGACGATTTAGGAAATGATCCGAGTTTGACATATTATTTCCTAAGATGCCAGAGGAATGATCTATTTAAAAGTTTCGGAGCTATTTCCACAGATGTCGAATTGGGACAACCATATGTTACCGTTAATCTGGAAGGAGATAATCCTGCAGCCATGTTCAGATTCGAAATAATAAACTTAAACTAATAATATGTCAAAAGTAGAAAATCATAGAGGAAAGTTAGGTAATACAAGTAAAAACCGTCCCAAAAGCAAAGAATTTTCTCGTAAAATCTCACAGGTTGCAGCAAAACGTGCTGTGCATAATAATCAATTGAGTACGCTTGCGTACAAGGAATTAGTGAGAAAGCATTCAGCAGCGATTGCGTTACTTTGCGAGCAAGAGGAAGATACACTTGATTACGTGATTTTAGGGCTTCAACAAATGAAAGCCGATAAGCTTTAGTAAGTCGATTCCATATTTTATAGAGCCCGCGCAGTGCGCGGGCCTTTTTTTGGAGTATCATTGGAACTTCCACCTTATGAATATCGTAGCTCATCCATATATAGCATAATATTGGTAGCATCCACCCCATAAATCCAACAACCATGACATTCAAATACTCTTTAGAAAAGCAGTCCCCAAGAACCTCACCAGGCGGCATTACCCGTGGTGCCTCTGTAAAGGAATTCCCTGCCTCTGTAAATTTAGCTGGTGTGAGCATGCATTTAGAACCCGGCGCTATGCGGGAATTACACTGGCATGCCAATGCCGCAGAATGGGCTTATGTGATTAAAGGAAATGTACGAACTACGACAATCGATCCCAACGGTCAAACATACATCGATCTGTTTGGACCCGGTGATGTGTGGTATTTTCCACGAGGTTATGGGCATGTATTGCAGTGTATTAGTCAGGAGCCCTGTCACTTTATTTTAATCTTTGATAATGGAGACTTTTCTGAAGACCACACTTTTAGTATCACCGATTTTGTATCCAGTGTACCTCCTGAAATTGCCGCACAGAATCTTGGATTGACGCTGGATGAAGTAGCTACCCTACCTCAGAAAGAAGTATACTTCGCACCAGGGAAGTTGCCGGATGTGGGCGCT
This Chitinophaga sancti DNA region includes the following protein-coding sequences:
- a CDS encoding glucose 1-dehydrogenase — encoded protein: MNRLKNKVAVITGGNSGIGFGIAREFKNEGAKGVIVGRNQETLDSSVAQLGDNFIAKNADVTNLADLERVFKETSERFGKIDVIVANAGGAVTGSAFGSVADIGEADYDKTMDLNLKSVYFTVHKALPYMNDGSSIILIASNAAHRAYPSFTLYGAAKAAVIHFAKGFSNDLLGRKIRANVISPGTTDTPVFDRFIPAEQLEAVKKYWADVMPIGRIGQPSDIGKTAVFLASDDSSFMLGAELLVDGGLSYLSK
- a CDS encoding DUF3307 domain-containing protein, with product MILLLQFFLAHILGDFFLQSSKWLASKELKKWRSPYLYVHVFIHFILIILVTWDLGLWGVALVISILHLLIDAIKLQYQKPTTQRAWFFIDQLAHLVVLFCVWSFHEKVSWSYIAIATPGTLIISTAILFVLKPASLITKFAISKWAPGVSTNSSSHTIGVLESLKNAGEWIGFLERLLILIFILLGKWEGVGFLLAAKSVFRFGDLKEPKETKLTEYVVIGTFLSFFIAILTGIITSQLLTML
- a CDS encoding zeta toxin family protein, with product MGRYARLLLDINQVDHFLTTVLEFEPEEDERDIAFKIVSSEKALIDYDNPGVHTLMYDNYRDRNYKTEAARWALRKQIIDELITMVRLDDDDEICLGKGGALPTTGVWAEKKAFLIIGLPASGKSGISNMIADKNHAIIIDSDYAKRKLPEFHKLPWGASLVHLESRQITSGFRDNPKKIKPLQTLSIEKGYNIVIPSIGNNAEKLTRTAEDLKRVGYEVHLTLAALPKRQATIRALRRYNQSGRYVPLGMIFDDLGNDPSLTYYFLRCQRNDLFKSFGAISTDVELGQPYVTVNLEGDNPAAMFRFEIINLN
- a CDS encoding helix-turn-helix domain-containing protein, whose product is MGCKIEEFQKEQKKRMRAVQDAMDVLNGKWKIAIISSICCYGKRRFSDILNDVDGISNRMLSKELKELELNELVKRTILNTQPITVQYELTEHGNTLQTTISNLADWGVVHRKKIVGK
- a CDS encoding DUF4241 domain-containing protein; amino-acid sequence: MRDTQLSASATKEMEESYKNTWSWLMKEFDGHTIALLSSGWGDGFNAGYIGYDKEGKIGWLVTDFGMIGGGVK